Proteins from one Capricornis sumatraensis isolate serow.1 chromosome 2, serow.2, whole genome shotgun sequence genomic window:
- the NEU4 gene encoding sialidase-4, with product MGTPRVPARTVLFQRERTGLTYRVPALLLVTPGPSLLAFAEQRLSPDDAHAHRLVQRTGALDGGSVRWGAPRVLGTAALDEHRSMNPCPVHDERTATVFLFFIAVRGRTPEAAQIAAGRNAARLCCVTSRDAGRSWGGARDLTAEAVGSAEQDWATFAVGPGHGVQLRSGRLLVPAYTYHVVRRECFGRICRTRPQSFAFYSDDHGRTWQRGGLVPSLRSGECQLAAVDGGRAGGVLYCNARSPLGSRVQALSVDEGTSFLPGELVPALAETARGCQGSIVGFPAPPASGWRDEGWSAGTSNPLCLPRLCPGAREAPEEGTGDTSRGEGLGGTEGCGDGPGEPGENWGSRASALLGPPAALSQSPTWLLYSHPVGRRARLHMGIRLSRSPLDPHSWTEPWVIYQGPSGYSDLASIGPAPGGVPTFACLFESGARVSYEEISFCLFSLQEVLENVRLGRVHPGPGDKPAGRCQPS from the exons ATGGGGACCCCGCGTGTCCCCGCACGGACCGTCCTCTTCCAGCGCGAGCGGACCGGCCTGACCTACCGCGTGCCCGCGCTGCTGCTCGTGACCCCCGGGCCCTCCCTGCTGGCCTTCGCGGAGCAGAGGCTCAGCCCCGACGACGCCCACGCCCACCGTCTGGTGCAGAGGACCGGCGCCCTGGACGGGGGCTCCGTGCGG tggggcgccccgcgcgtgcTGGGGACGGCGGCCCTGGACGAGCACCGCTCCATGAACCCCTGCCCGGTGCACGATGAGCGCACAGCCACGGTCTTCCTCTTCTTCATCGCCGTGCGTGGCCGCACCCCCGAGGCCGCGCAGATCGCCGCGGGCAGGAACGCCGCGCGCCTCTGCTGCGTGACCAGCCGGGACGCGGGGCGCAGCTGGGGCGGCGCGCGGGACCTCACGGCGGAGGCGGTGGGCAGCGCTGAGCAGG ACTGGGCCACGTTTGCCGTGGGGCCCGGCCACGGCGTGCAGTTGCGCTCTGGCCGTCTGCTGGTGCCGGCCTACACCTACCACGTGGTCCGGCGGGAGTGCTTCGGCCGCATCTGCAGGACCCGCCCCCAGTCCTTCGCCTTCTACAGCGACGACCACGGCCGCACCTGGCAGCGTGGGGGCCTCGTGCCCAGCCTGCGCTCGGGCGAGTGCCAGCTGGCCGCGGTGGACGGCGGGCGGGCCGGCGGCGTCCTCTACTGCAACGCTCGGAGCCCCCTGGGCAGCCGCGTGCAGGCCCTCAGCGTGGACGAAGGCACCTCCTTCCTGCCCGGGGAGCTGGTGCCCGCCCTGGCCGAGACCGCCCGGGGCTGCCAGGGCAGCATCGTGGGCTTCCCAGCCCCTCCCGCCAGCGGGTGGAGGGATGAGGGGTGGTCCGCGGGCACCAGCAACCCCCTCTGCCTTCCACGCCTCTGTCCTGGGGCCAGGGAGGCCCCAGAGGAGGGCACTGGAGACACCAGTCGGGGCGAGGGGCTGGGTGGGACGGAGGGCTGTGGCGACGGccccggggagcctggtgagaaCTGGGGCTCCCGGGCCTCAGCGCTCCTGGGACCCCCTGCAGCCTTGTCGCAGAGCCCCACGTGGTTGCTGTACTCCCACCCGGTGGGGCGCAGGGCTCGGCTCCACATGGGCATCCGCCTGAGCCGGTCCCCGCTGGACCCCCACAGCTGGACGGAGCCCTGGGTCATTTACCAGGGCCCCAGTGGCTACTCGGACCTGGCGTCCATCGGGCCTGCCCCTGGGGGCGTGCCGACCTTCGCCTGTCTGTTCGAGAGTGGGGCCAGGGTCTCCTACGAGGAGATCTCCTTCTGCCTGTTTTCCCTGCAGGAGGTCCTGGAGAACGTGAGGCTGGGCAGGGTGCACCCCGGCCCTGGAGACAAGCCTGCGGGGCGCTGCCAGCCCTCCTGA
- the PDCD1 gene encoding programmed cell death protein 1 → MGTPRAPWPLVWAVLQLGCWPGWLLEASSRPWSALTFSPARLVVPEGANATFTCSFSSKPEEHFVLNWYRMSPSNQTDKLAAFPEDRSQPGRDRRFRVTPLPGGQQFNMSIMAVQRNDSGVYFCGAIYLPPRTQINESHPAELTVTEGVLEPPTERPSPQPRPEGQMQSLVIGVTSFLLGVLLLLLLIWVLAAVFLGATRGGCACRSQDQLPKEGSPSVPAVTVDYGELDFQWREKAPEPAAPCVPEQTEYATIVFPGRRASADSPQGPWPLRTEDGHCSWPL, encoded by the exons ATGGGGACCCCGCGGGCGCCGTGGCCGCTCGTCTGGGCCGTGCTGCAGCTGGGCTGCTGGCCAGGATGGCTCCTAG AGGCCTCCAGCAGGCCCTGGAGCGCCCTCACCTTCTCTCCCGCCCGGCTGGTCGTGCCCGAGGGGGCGAACGCCACCTTCACCTGCAGCTTCTCCAGTAAGCCGGAGGAGCACTTCGTCCTCAACTGGTACCGCATGAGCCCCAGCAACCAGACGGACAAACTGGCTGCCTTCCCCGAGGACCGCAGCCAGCCCGGACGAGACCGGCGCTTCCGCGTCACGCCGCTGCCCGGCGGGCAACAGTTCAACATGAGCATCATGGCCGTCCAGCGCAACGACAGCGGCGTCTACTTCTGCGGGGCCATCTACCTGCCACCCCGGACGCAGATCAACGAGAGCCACCCCGCGGAGCTCACGGTGACAG AGGGGGTCCTGGAGCCGCCCACGGAgcgccccagcccccagcccaggcctgagggccAGATGCAGAGCCTGGTCATCGGCGTCACAAGCTTCCTTCTgggggtcctgctgctgctgctgctgatctggGTCCTGGCCGCAGTCTTCCTCGGGGCCACTCGAG GGGGCTGCGCCTGCAGGAGCCAAGACCAGCTTCCG aAGGAGGGCTCCCCCTCTGTGCCGGCTGTCACGGTGGACTACGGGGAGCTGGACTTCCAGTGGCGGGAGAAGGCCCCAGAGCCCGCGGCGCCCTGCGTCCCCGAGCAGACAGAGTACGCCACCATTGTCTTCCCAGGCCGCAGGGCATCCGCCGACAGCCCGCAGGGGCCCTGGCCACTGAGGACCGAGGATGGACACTGCTCCTGGCCCCTCTGA